One part of the Glycine soja cultivar W05 chromosome 11, ASM419377v2, whole genome shotgun sequence genome encodes these proteins:
- the LOC114375354 gene encoding homeobox protein HD1-like: MQEAGLGMMGEVSGDQHRQLKAEIATHPLYEQLLAAHVACLRVATPIDQLPLIDAQLSQSHHLLRSYVSHNTLSLSPHHRQELDNFLAQYLIVLCTFKEQLQQHVRVHAVEAVMACRDIENTLQALTGVSLGEGTGATMSDDEDDLQMDFSLDQSSAEGHDMMGFGLPTESERSLMERVRQELKIELKQGFKSRIEDVREEILRKRRAGKLPGDTTSVLKNWWQQHAKWPYPTEDDKAKLVEETGLQLKQINNWFINQRKRNWHSNSQSVTSLKSKRKR; encoded by the exons atgCAAGAAGCAGGCTTGGGAATGATGGGTGAGGTCTCCGGCGATCAGCACCGTCAGCTGAAGGCGGAGATAGCGACTCATCCGCTGTACGAGCAGCTTCTGGCAGCACACGTGGCATGCCTCCGTGTGGCGACTCCCATCGATCAGCTTCCACTCATTGATGCTCAATTATCTCAGTCTCACCATCTTCTACGCTCTTATGTCTCACACAacactctttctctctccccTCATCACCGCCAAGAACTTGACAACTTCCTG GCACAATATTTGATAGTTTTGTGTACATTTAAAGAACAGCTTCAGCAACATGTCAGAGTCCACGCCGTCGAGGCTGTCATGGCCTGCCGTGATATCGAAAATACCTTACAAGCTCTCACTG GAGTGAGTTTGGGAGAAGGAACTGGTGCAACAATGTCAGATGACGAAGATGATTTACAGATGGATTTTTCTTTAGATCAATCTAGCGCTGAAGGGCATGACATGATGGGATTTGGTCTTCCTACAGAATCTGAAAGGTCATTGATGGAAAGAGTTCGCCAGGAACTAAAGATTGAGCTGAAACAG GGTTTCAAGTCAAGAATTGAAGATGTCAGGGAAGAAATATTAAGGAAACGTAGAGCTGGGAAATTGCCAGGTGACACAACTTCTGTGTTGAAGAACTGGTGGCAGCAACATGCAAAGTGGCCTTACCCAACT GAAGATGACAAGGCAAAACTTGTGGAGGAGACAGGGTTGCAGCTGAAGCAAATTAATAATTGGTTCATCAACCAAAGGAAACGTAACTGGCACAGCAACTCTCAATCGGTTACTTCTTTAAAGTCCAAACGCAAGAGGTAg